A single Sylvia atricapilla isolate bSylAtr1 chromosome 11, bSylAtr1.pri, whole genome shotgun sequence DNA region contains:
- the LOC136366045 gene encoding musculoskeletal embryonic nuclear protein 1 isoform X1 gives MSQPAPVKKKRPPVKEEDLKGARGNLTKNQEIKSKTYQVMRQCEQMGSAAPSVFSRARTGGETVFEKPKDEPAKSVFG, from the exons ATGTCACAG CCAGCCCCCGTGAAAAAGAAGCGTCCTCCAGTGAAGGAAGAAGACCTCAAAGGAGCCAGAGGAAACCTTACCAAAAACCAGGAAATTAAATCCAAAACCTACCAAGTAATGAGGCAGTGTG aacAAATGGGCTCCGCAGCACCTTCTGTATTCAGCCGGGCTCGGACGGGGGGTGAAACAGTCTTTGAGAAACCTAAGGACGAGCCAGCCAAGAGCGTCTTTGGCTGA
- the ITIH4 gene encoding inter-alpha-trypsin inhibitor heavy chain H4 isoform X1, translating to MEQRTLLALMVFSLLIVIAETIDQKTDIEIYSLHVDCKVTSRFAHTVITSRIVNRANESREATFEVEIPKTAFITNFSMSMDGEVYPGIIKEKAAAQKEYDRAASQGQSAGLVKITDRKLEQFHVSVSVAAASKVTFELTYEELLKRQLGKYELLIKVQPKQLVKHFQIDVHIFEPQGIHFLETDSTFMTNELTEALTKVQNETKAHILFKPTLDQQKKNSELDETLLNGDFVVRYDVKREATAGDIQIVNGYFVHYFAPQEMPVLPKNVIFVIDRSGSMTGRKIEQTRDALLKILQDLRPEDHFGFITFNNKVVEWKSSLLPATEENVASAAALVQTLIARGGTDINGALLAAVGVLDKAEQLPERSVSMIILLTDGQPTSGERSVEIIQENVQKAINGKYALFCLGFGFDVSYKFLEKMALSNGGIARRIYENADAALQLQGFYQEVATPVLMQIEMQYPENSVEGLTKNNFKLFFKGSEITVSGKISNKLDLLPVEIKAQSHTSNLTLKEEANVKEKEQVFQNQRYIFGNFIERLWAYLTIQQLLEEAISAQEEDQKALDAQALDLSLRYSFVTPLTSMVVTKPQQQEELANKPTEADNEKPSSLPAGASFKRFHSRMPSEDESGSRRVKGGSPAARRRSEIQTRGHRKMLSAVSRSRDANRAQAIADEHPQFLLQLPTQNERICLNIPTRGQTSVPLLSDPEQGLTVTGKLGDGRNHFVQFDITYVNPPVQIQVYTHTILLSHDKKNSQLSWTKSASSTIQGLTVSVEKERSVTASLPDTVTVKISLVRFPDDFLGLYFLNSDRFSDKVTGVLGQFYSKAQFGSHSNNDQTAVERLLRVYGSEQDVSRLYKKDYRLESDSEPVSCWSIDLTP from the exons ATGGAGCAGAGAACATTGCTTGCATTGATGGTCTTTTCCTTACTCATAGTAATAGCAGAAACTATTGATCAGAAg ACTGATATTGAAATCTACAGCCTCCACGTGGACTGCAAGGTCACATCACGATTTGCTCACACTGTCATCACCAGCAGAATTGTCAACCGAGCCAATGAGTCCCGAGAGGCCACCTTTGAAGTGGAGATACCTAAGACAGCCTTCATCACCAACTTCTCCAT GTCCATGGATGGTGAAGTATATCCAGGAATAATAAAggagaaagctgctgctcagaaggAGTATGACAGAGCAGCCTCACAAGGACAGAGCGCTGGCCTCGTCAA AATTACAGACAGAAAGCTGGAGCAGTTCCACGTGTCCGTCAGCGTCGCTGCCGCCAGCAAAGTCACTTTTGAGCTGACCTACGAGGAGCTGCTCAAGCGGCAGCTGGGGAAGTACGAGCTGCTCATCAAGGTCCAGCCCAAGCAGCTCGTTAAGCACTTCCAG ATCGATGTGCACATCTTTGAGCCCCAGGGCATTCACTTCTTGGAGACAGACAGCACATTCATGACAAATGAGTTAACTGAGGCGCTCACCAAAGTGCAGAATGAAACCAAG gctcatattttatttaagcCAACTCTAgatcaacagaagaaaaattctgaacTTGATGAAACGCTTCTCAATGGTGATTTTGTTGTGCGTTATGATGTTAAAAGAGAAGCCACTGCAGGTGATATACAg ATTGTCAATGGGTATTTTGTCCACTACTTTGCACCCCAAGAAATGCCAGTGCTTCCCAAAAATGTCATCTTTGTAATAGACCGAAGTGGCTCCATGACAGGCAGAAAAATTGAACAG ACAAGGGATGCCCTGCTGAAGATTTTGCAGGATCTCCGCCCAGAAGATCATTTTGGATTTATCACCTTCAACAACAAAGTGGTGGAGTGGAAGAGCTCTTTGCTGCCAGCCACCGAGGAGAATGtggccagtgctgcagccttggTGCAGACCCTTATTGCCAGGGGAG GCACAGACATCAATGGTGCCCTGCTGGCTGCCGTGGGCGTGCTGGACAAAGCCGAGCAGCTGCCGGAGCGCAGCGTCTCCATGATCATTTTGCTGACAGATGGCCAGCCCACTTCTG gtGAGAGAAGTGTGGAAATAATTCAAGAAAACGTTCAGAAAGCAATCAATGGGAAATATGCTCTCTTCTGCCTTGGCTTTGGGTTTGATGTCAGTTATAAATTCCTGGAGAAAATGGCCCTGAGCAATGGGGGAATAGCACGGCGTATCTATGAAAAtgctgatgcagccctgcagctgcag gGCTTTTATCAAGAAGTGGCTACCCCAGTATTAATGCAAATTGAAATGCAGTATCCAGAAAATTCTGTTGAAGGATTAACCAAGAACAATTTCAAGCTGTTTTTTAAAGGATCTGAAATTACAGTGTCTGGAAAAATTAGCAATAAGCTGGATCTTTTGCCAGTGGAAATTAAAGCTCAGTCA CACACGAGTAACTTGACTCTTAAGGAAGAAGCAAATGTCAAAGAGAAGGAGCAAGTATTCCAAAATCAAAGATACATCTTTGGGAATTTCATAGAGAGACTATGGGCTTACTTGACTATTCAGCAACTTCTGGAAGAAGC TATTTCAGCCCAAGAAGAGGACCAGAAGGCCCTGGACGCCCAGGCCTTGGATCTGTCCCTGCGGTACAGCTTTGTCACACCCCTCACTTCCATGGTGGTCACcaaaccccagcagcaggaggagctggcaaACAAACCCACTGAGGCTG ATAATGAGAAGCCCAGCAGTCTTCCAGCAGGAg CATCTTTCAAAAGGTTCCACTCAAGAATGCCTTCTGAGGATGAgtcag gtTCTCGTAGAGTGAAGGGTGGGTCACCTGCTG CTCGAAGGCGCTCTGAGATCCAAACTCGCGGCCACAGGAAGATGCTTTCAGCAG TTTCCAGGTCCAGAGACGCCAATAGAGCACAAGCTATTG CCGATGAACATCCACAATTTCTCTTGCAATTACCcacacaaaatgaaagaatCTGCTTAAATATTCCTACAAGAGGACAAACCTCTGTCCCCCTGCTGTCAGATCCAGAGCAAG GACTCACTGTGACGGGGAAACTTGGAGATGGAAGAAATCACTTTGTGCAGTTTGATATCACCTATGTGAATCCCCCTGTGCAAATCCAAGTCTACACTCACACAATCCTTCTAAGCCATGATAAAAAGAACAGTCAGCTGTCATGGACGAAGTCAGCCTCCTCCACCATCCAGGG GCTGACAGTGTCAGTTGAAAAGGAAAGGAGTGTTACAGCATCACTTCCTGATACGGTCACAGTAAAAATCTCCTTGGTCAGGTTTCCAGATGATTTCCTTGGGCTCTACTTCTTGAACAGCGACCGTTTCTCAGACAAAGTCACTGGAGTTCTGG GTCAATTTTATTCGAAAGCACAATTTGGGAGTCACTCCAACAATGATCAGACAGCTGTGGAAAGACTCCTGAGAGTGTATGGATCTGAGCAAGACGTTTCCAG gttgTACAAGAAAGATTACAGGCTCGAGTCAGACAGTGAACCTGTTTCCTGTTGGTCAATAGATCTAACTccctag
- the ITIH4 gene encoding inter-alpha-trypsin inhibitor heavy chain H4 isoform X2 has protein sequence MEQRTLLALMVFSLLIVIAETIDQKTDIEIYSLHVDCKVTSRFAHTVITSRIVNRANESREATFEVEIPKTAFITNFSMSMDGEVYPGIIKEKAAAQKEYDRAASQGQSAGLVKITDRKLEQFHVSVSVAAASKVTFELTYEELLKRQLGKYELLIKVQPKQLVKHFQIDVHIFEPQGIHFLETDSTFMTNELTEALTKVQNETKAHILFKPTLDQQKKNSELDETLLNGDFVVRYDVKREATAGDIQIVNGYFVHYFAPQEMPVLPKNVIFVIDRSGSMTGRKIEQTRDALLKILQDLRPEDHFGFITFNNKVVEWKSSLLPATEENVASAAALVQTLIARGGTDINGALLAAVGVLDKAEQLPERSVSMIILLTDGQPTSGERSVEIIQENVQKAINGKYALFCLGFGFDVSYKFLEKMALSNGGIARRIYENADAALQLQGFYQEVATPVLMQIEMQYPENSVEGLTKNNFKLFFKGSEITVSGKISNKLDLLPVEIKAQSHTSNLTLKEEANVKEKEQVFQNQRYIFGNFIERLWAYLTIQQLLEEAISAQEEDQKALDAQALDLSLRYSFVTPLTSMVVTKPQQQEELANKPTEADNEKPSSLPAGASFKRFHSRMPSEDESGSRRVKGGSPAARRRSEIQTRGHRKMLSAADEHPQFLLQLPTQNERICLNIPTRGQTSVPLLSDPEQGLTVTGKLGDGRNHFVQFDITYVNPPVQIQVYTHTILLSHDKKNSQLSWTKSASSTIQGLTVSVEKERSVTASLPDTVTVKISLVRFPDDFLGLYFLNSDRFSDKVTGVLGQFYSKAQFGSHSNNDQTAVERLLRVYGSEQDVSRLYKKDYRLESDSEPVSCWSIDLTP, from the exons ATGGAGCAGAGAACATTGCTTGCATTGATGGTCTTTTCCTTACTCATAGTAATAGCAGAAACTATTGATCAGAAg ACTGATATTGAAATCTACAGCCTCCACGTGGACTGCAAGGTCACATCACGATTTGCTCACACTGTCATCACCAGCAGAATTGTCAACCGAGCCAATGAGTCCCGAGAGGCCACCTTTGAAGTGGAGATACCTAAGACAGCCTTCATCACCAACTTCTCCAT GTCCATGGATGGTGAAGTATATCCAGGAATAATAAAggagaaagctgctgctcagaaggAGTATGACAGAGCAGCCTCACAAGGACAGAGCGCTGGCCTCGTCAA AATTACAGACAGAAAGCTGGAGCAGTTCCACGTGTCCGTCAGCGTCGCTGCCGCCAGCAAAGTCACTTTTGAGCTGACCTACGAGGAGCTGCTCAAGCGGCAGCTGGGGAAGTACGAGCTGCTCATCAAGGTCCAGCCCAAGCAGCTCGTTAAGCACTTCCAG ATCGATGTGCACATCTTTGAGCCCCAGGGCATTCACTTCTTGGAGACAGACAGCACATTCATGACAAATGAGTTAACTGAGGCGCTCACCAAAGTGCAGAATGAAACCAAG gctcatattttatttaagcCAACTCTAgatcaacagaagaaaaattctgaacTTGATGAAACGCTTCTCAATGGTGATTTTGTTGTGCGTTATGATGTTAAAAGAGAAGCCACTGCAGGTGATATACAg ATTGTCAATGGGTATTTTGTCCACTACTTTGCACCCCAAGAAATGCCAGTGCTTCCCAAAAATGTCATCTTTGTAATAGACCGAAGTGGCTCCATGACAGGCAGAAAAATTGAACAG ACAAGGGATGCCCTGCTGAAGATTTTGCAGGATCTCCGCCCAGAAGATCATTTTGGATTTATCACCTTCAACAACAAAGTGGTGGAGTGGAAGAGCTCTTTGCTGCCAGCCACCGAGGAGAATGtggccagtgctgcagccttggTGCAGACCCTTATTGCCAGGGGAG GCACAGACATCAATGGTGCCCTGCTGGCTGCCGTGGGCGTGCTGGACAAAGCCGAGCAGCTGCCGGAGCGCAGCGTCTCCATGATCATTTTGCTGACAGATGGCCAGCCCACTTCTG gtGAGAGAAGTGTGGAAATAATTCAAGAAAACGTTCAGAAAGCAATCAATGGGAAATATGCTCTCTTCTGCCTTGGCTTTGGGTTTGATGTCAGTTATAAATTCCTGGAGAAAATGGCCCTGAGCAATGGGGGAATAGCACGGCGTATCTATGAAAAtgctgatgcagccctgcagctgcag gGCTTTTATCAAGAAGTGGCTACCCCAGTATTAATGCAAATTGAAATGCAGTATCCAGAAAATTCTGTTGAAGGATTAACCAAGAACAATTTCAAGCTGTTTTTTAAAGGATCTGAAATTACAGTGTCTGGAAAAATTAGCAATAAGCTGGATCTTTTGCCAGTGGAAATTAAAGCTCAGTCA CACACGAGTAACTTGACTCTTAAGGAAGAAGCAAATGTCAAAGAGAAGGAGCAAGTATTCCAAAATCAAAGATACATCTTTGGGAATTTCATAGAGAGACTATGGGCTTACTTGACTATTCAGCAACTTCTGGAAGAAGC TATTTCAGCCCAAGAAGAGGACCAGAAGGCCCTGGACGCCCAGGCCTTGGATCTGTCCCTGCGGTACAGCTTTGTCACACCCCTCACTTCCATGGTGGTCACcaaaccccagcagcaggaggagctggcaaACAAACCCACTGAGGCTG ATAATGAGAAGCCCAGCAGTCTTCCAGCAGGAg CATCTTTCAAAAGGTTCCACTCAAGAATGCCTTCTGAGGATGAgtcag gtTCTCGTAGAGTGAAGGGTGGGTCACCTGCTG CTCGAAGGCGCTCTGAGATCCAAACTCGCGGCCACAGGAAGATGCTTTCAGCAG CCGATGAACATCCACAATTTCTCTTGCAATTACCcacacaaaatgaaagaatCTGCTTAAATATTCCTACAAGAGGACAAACCTCTGTCCCCCTGCTGTCAGATCCAGAGCAAG GACTCACTGTGACGGGGAAACTTGGAGATGGAAGAAATCACTTTGTGCAGTTTGATATCACCTATGTGAATCCCCCTGTGCAAATCCAAGTCTACACTCACACAATCCTTCTAAGCCATGATAAAAAGAACAGTCAGCTGTCATGGACGAAGTCAGCCTCCTCCACCATCCAGGG GCTGACAGTGTCAGTTGAAAAGGAAAGGAGTGTTACAGCATCACTTCCTGATACGGTCACAGTAAAAATCTCCTTGGTCAGGTTTCCAGATGATTTCCTTGGGCTCTACTTCTTGAACAGCGACCGTTTCTCAGACAAAGTCACTGGAGTTCTGG GTCAATTTTATTCGAAAGCACAATTTGGGAGTCACTCCAACAATGATCAGACAGCTGTGGAAAGACTCCTGAGAGTGTATGGATCTGAGCAAGACGTTTCCAG gttgTACAAGAAAGATTACAGGCTCGAGTCAGACAGTGAACCTGTTTCCTGTTGGTCAATAGATCTAACTccctag
- the ITIH4 gene encoding inter-alpha-trypsin inhibitor heavy chain H4 isoform X3: MEQRTLLALMVFSLLIVIAETIDQKTDIEIYSLHVDCKVTSRFAHTVITSRIVNRANESREATFEVEIPKTAFITNFSMSMDGEVYPGIIKEKAAAQKEYDRAASQGQSAGLVKITDRKLEQFHVSVSVAAASKVTFELTYEELLKRQLGKYELLIKVQPKQLVKHFQIDVHIFEPQGIHFLETDSTFMTNELTEALTKVQNETKAHILFKPTLDQQKKNSELDETLLNGDFVVRYDVKREATAGDIQIVNGYFVHYFAPQEMPVLPKNVIFVIDRSGSMTGRKIEQTRDALLKILQDLRPEDHFGFITFNNKVVEWKSSLLPATEENVASAAALVQTLIARGGTDINGALLAAVGVLDKAEQLPERSVSMIILLTDGQPTSGERSVEIIQENVQKAINGKYALFCLGFGFDVSYKFLEKMALSNGGIARRIYENADAALQLQGFYQEVATPVLMQIEMQYPENSVEGLTKNNFKLFFKGSEITVSGKISNKLDLLPVEIKAQSHTSNLTLKEEANVKEKEQVFQNQRYIFGNFIERLWAYLTIQQLLEEAISAQEEDQKALDAQALDLSLRYSFVTPLTSMVVTKPQQQEELANKPTEADNEKPSSLPAGGSRRVKGGSPAARRRSEIQTRGHRKMLSAVSRSRDANRAQAIADEHPQFLLQLPTQNERICLNIPTRGQTSVPLLSDPEQGLTVTGKLGDGRNHFVQFDITYVNPPVQIQVYTHTILLSHDKKNSQLSWTKSASSTIQGLTVSVEKERSVTASLPDTVTVKISLVRFPDDFLGLYFLNSDRFSDKVTGVLGQFYSKAQFGSHSNNDQTAVERLLRVYGSEQDVSRLYKKDYRLESDSEPVSCWSIDLTP; encoded by the exons ATGGAGCAGAGAACATTGCTTGCATTGATGGTCTTTTCCTTACTCATAGTAATAGCAGAAACTATTGATCAGAAg ACTGATATTGAAATCTACAGCCTCCACGTGGACTGCAAGGTCACATCACGATTTGCTCACACTGTCATCACCAGCAGAATTGTCAACCGAGCCAATGAGTCCCGAGAGGCCACCTTTGAAGTGGAGATACCTAAGACAGCCTTCATCACCAACTTCTCCAT GTCCATGGATGGTGAAGTATATCCAGGAATAATAAAggagaaagctgctgctcagaaggAGTATGACAGAGCAGCCTCACAAGGACAGAGCGCTGGCCTCGTCAA AATTACAGACAGAAAGCTGGAGCAGTTCCACGTGTCCGTCAGCGTCGCTGCCGCCAGCAAAGTCACTTTTGAGCTGACCTACGAGGAGCTGCTCAAGCGGCAGCTGGGGAAGTACGAGCTGCTCATCAAGGTCCAGCCCAAGCAGCTCGTTAAGCACTTCCAG ATCGATGTGCACATCTTTGAGCCCCAGGGCATTCACTTCTTGGAGACAGACAGCACATTCATGACAAATGAGTTAACTGAGGCGCTCACCAAAGTGCAGAATGAAACCAAG gctcatattttatttaagcCAACTCTAgatcaacagaagaaaaattctgaacTTGATGAAACGCTTCTCAATGGTGATTTTGTTGTGCGTTATGATGTTAAAAGAGAAGCCACTGCAGGTGATATACAg ATTGTCAATGGGTATTTTGTCCACTACTTTGCACCCCAAGAAATGCCAGTGCTTCCCAAAAATGTCATCTTTGTAATAGACCGAAGTGGCTCCATGACAGGCAGAAAAATTGAACAG ACAAGGGATGCCCTGCTGAAGATTTTGCAGGATCTCCGCCCAGAAGATCATTTTGGATTTATCACCTTCAACAACAAAGTGGTGGAGTGGAAGAGCTCTTTGCTGCCAGCCACCGAGGAGAATGtggccagtgctgcagccttggTGCAGACCCTTATTGCCAGGGGAG GCACAGACATCAATGGTGCCCTGCTGGCTGCCGTGGGCGTGCTGGACAAAGCCGAGCAGCTGCCGGAGCGCAGCGTCTCCATGATCATTTTGCTGACAGATGGCCAGCCCACTTCTG gtGAGAGAAGTGTGGAAATAATTCAAGAAAACGTTCAGAAAGCAATCAATGGGAAATATGCTCTCTTCTGCCTTGGCTTTGGGTTTGATGTCAGTTATAAATTCCTGGAGAAAATGGCCCTGAGCAATGGGGGAATAGCACGGCGTATCTATGAAAAtgctgatgcagccctgcagctgcag gGCTTTTATCAAGAAGTGGCTACCCCAGTATTAATGCAAATTGAAATGCAGTATCCAGAAAATTCTGTTGAAGGATTAACCAAGAACAATTTCAAGCTGTTTTTTAAAGGATCTGAAATTACAGTGTCTGGAAAAATTAGCAATAAGCTGGATCTTTTGCCAGTGGAAATTAAAGCTCAGTCA CACACGAGTAACTTGACTCTTAAGGAAGAAGCAAATGTCAAAGAGAAGGAGCAAGTATTCCAAAATCAAAGATACATCTTTGGGAATTTCATAGAGAGACTATGGGCTTACTTGACTATTCAGCAACTTCTGGAAGAAGC TATTTCAGCCCAAGAAGAGGACCAGAAGGCCCTGGACGCCCAGGCCTTGGATCTGTCCCTGCGGTACAGCTTTGTCACACCCCTCACTTCCATGGTGGTCACcaaaccccagcagcaggaggagctggcaaACAAACCCACTGAGGCTG ATAATGAGAAGCCCAGCAGTCTTCCAGCAGGAg gtTCTCGTAGAGTGAAGGGTGGGTCACCTGCTG CTCGAAGGCGCTCTGAGATCCAAACTCGCGGCCACAGGAAGATGCTTTCAGCAG TTTCCAGGTCCAGAGACGCCAATAGAGCACAAGCTATTG CCGATGAACATCCACAATTTCTCTTGCAATTACCcacacaaaatgaaagaatCTGCTTAAATATTCCTACAAGAGGACAAACCTCTGTCCCCCTGCTGTCAGATCCAGAGCAAG GACTCACTGTGACGGGGAAACTTGGAGATGGAAGAAATCACTTTGTGCAGTTTGATATCACCTATGTGAATCCCCCTGTGCAAATCCAAGTCTACACTCACACAATCCTTCTAAGCCATGATAAAAAGAACAGTCAGCTGTCATGGACGAAGTCAGCCTCCTCCACCATCCAGGG GCTGACAGTGTCAGTTGAAAAGGAAAGGAGTGTTACAGCATCACTTCCTGATACGGTCACAGTAAAAATCTCCTTGGTCAGGTTTCCAGATGATTTCCTTGGGCTCTACTTCTTGAACAGCGACCGTTTCTCAGACAAAGTCACTGGAGTTCTGG GTCAATTTTATTCGAAAGCACAATTTGGGAGTCACTCCAACAATGATCAGACAGCTGTGGAAAGACTCCTGAGAGTGTATGGATCTGAGCAAGACGTTTCCAG gttgTACAAGAAAGATTACAGGCTCGAGTCAGACAGTGAACCTGTTTCCTGTTGGTCAATAGATCTAACTccctag